AAATCGTAAGTTATCCCGTGCCATATCAGACTTAGGATGGCGTTCTTTCCGAGATATGCTATCAGCAAAATCTGATAAATATGGGCGTGATTTTCGGATAATTTCCCGATGGGAGCCAACGTCTCAGCGATGTTCCTGTTGTGGGAATATCGGCGGGAAAAAAGCGTTAAATATCCGTGAGTGGGAATGTCTTTTTTGTGGAACTTTCCATGATAGGGACATCAACGCAGCAATTAATATCAAGGTCGCCGGTGGGCAATCGGAGACCTCAAAAAACGGACGTGGAGGAAAGTGTAAGACTTCTGTTAAAGAAGCAGCATCCCGTGAAGCGTCAACCCATCCGAAGATCGTTCAATTAAGTTTGTTCGATCTGCCGGTCATCACCGTCCGGCCCCGGCGGTGAGGATGTCAATTCTTCATCCGCGCTTGCTCTTAGACCGGATCAACGGACTGGTTAATTTCTAACCCTTCCACTCTCTCCCTGATGGGCTTTTTTCCGTGTTCATCAATAAAAAACGGAGAATACTTGACAAATTCGGGGGGGGGGGTAGGATTATGATGCTTATTACTATTAAGCAATGATTTATGGGGTATAAATAGCAATTTTTCCCCAGTATTAGCCATGAAATTAACTTGTCAATTAATCAAAAATGACTAATCAACTGCTAAAAGCCCTTTGCCTTCCTGCGGTGACTTGTGCCGTTTTCAGTGCCATTCCCGCCCATGCTGCCATTTTTACCGCTACCTATACGGACACTGTTTTATTTGCTGGTGGTGCCGATAACGTTGCTGCTGGTGATACTGCGGTTATTACCTATCAGCTTGACAATGGGGGAAGTTCCCTGTTCAACCAAACATGGACCGCGAGTAACATTGTGAGTGTCACCTTCAATTTTGGTAATGGGGCCCACGTTACCACCTTTAATCCTAATGGTGGTGATGGGTTGACTGGTGATATAGGAAGCTTTGTCACCAATGCCTTAGGACAATTAACGGCTGTTCCTTTCGTATGGTCTGATGAATCTGATGTCAATGTCGTCTCAACCAATTCTACACAAACACCCAGCTCATGGTCCTTGGATGGAAGTAATGCCGTTTACACTACTGATAATTTAGGCAACTTGGTCAGCTTGACCAATGTAGCAGGTAACATCGTTGCTGCTAACTGGACCATTCAACCTGCCCAGACACAGACAACCCCAGAACCAGGCACCGTTTTAGGCTTATTAGCGGTGGGTTCTCTGGGTGTATTGGCTCGCAAACGGCAATAAATGACCAATTCTGCTGTAAGGAAGGTTTAACAGCCTTCTTTTTTGGTTAGGGTGGCGGTATAGTGTTATCTCCCTTTTTGTATAGCTCTAACCTGTTTAACCTCTAACTCTAAGGCGGATGCGACTTGCTCAACACTTAACCCTAAGGCTAACAAACGGGGGACCGCCTCTAATGCTTTGTTTAGTCTGCCTTGCTCAATGCCTTGCTCAATGCCTTGCTCAATCCCTTCCTCGCGACCTTCCTCGCGCACATCTTGAAAATACTGAGTTTGTTTTAATTCATCTAAACTAAACATAGTTTCTATCTCCCGACGATAGGATTAACAGGACCTCCTAGACATGAGGACAGAAGAAGATTATCTCCCTTTTTGTATAGCTCTAACCTGTTTAACCTCTAACTCTAAGGCGGATGCGACTTGCTCAACACTTAACCCTAAGGCTAACAAACGGGGGACCGCCTCTAATGCTTTGTTTAGTCTGCCTTCCTCGCGACCTTCCTGACGACCTTCCTGACGACCTTCCTCAATGCCTTCCTGACGACCTTCCTGACGCGCTTCTTCGCGCACATCTTGAAAATACTGAGTTTGTTTTAATTCATCTAAACTAAACATAGCTTCTATCTCCCGACGATTGAGAAGTGGTAACTTATAAACGAGAATCGTCTCTATTAATTGTAAGAGTTCTTGCGGTTTTTGGTCGGGGGTTAATTCTTGCCTCACTCTTTGGATTAATTTTCGGGTGCTATCAATCGCTTTTGCTTTAGATAGGGTGATTAATTGCACTGTAGCTAAACCAATCGAAGTTTGAGGAAT
This portion of the Microcystis aeruginosa NIES-2549 genome encodes:
- a CDS encoding Rpn family recombination-promoting nuclease/putative transposase, with the translated sequence MKTDTIFYQLFQSFPSIFFELIQLPISEANNYRFDSVEVKQLSFRLDGVFLPQNNHPQTPIYFCEVQFQEDEAFYQRFFTEIFLYLSKTDLTNDWRGVIVYPNPQVETNQIQRYRELLNSERVRRIYLNELENIPQTSIGLATVQLITLSKAKAIDSTRKLIQRVRQELTPDQKPQELLQLIETILVYKLPLLNRREIEAMFSLDELKQTQYFQDVREEARQEGRQEGIEEGRQEGRQEGREEGRLNKALEAVPRLLALGLSVEQVASALELEVKQVRAIQKGR
- a CDS encoding PEP-CTERM sorting domain-containing protein; amino-acid sequence: MTNQLLKALCLPAVTCAVFSAIPAHAAIFTATYTDTVLFAGGADNVAAGDTAVITYQLDNGGSSLFNQTWTASNIVSVTFNFGNGAHVTTFNPNGGDGLTGDIGSFVTNALGQLTAVPFVWSDESDVNVVSTNSTQTPSSWSLDGSNAVYTTDNLGNLVSLTNVAGNIVAANWTIQPAQTQTTPEPGTVLGLLAVGSLGVLARKRQ